One window of Streptomyces sp. NBC_00273 genomic DNA carries:
- a CDS encoding Rv2175c family DNA-binding protein, which translates to MTEIDAKIDALVPSWLYLPDIAEMLNIEVTRVRQMVKEGQLIAVRRGENRSLQVPAPFIDGDKVVKGLVGLLTVLRDDRFTEEEILEWLFTEDPTLPGTPVQALSENRGTEVKRRAQALAL; encoded by the coding sequence GTGACCGAGATTGACGCAAAGATCGATGCCCTTGTCCCCTCCTGGCTCTACCTCCCCGACATCGCGGAGATGCTGAACATCGAGGTGACCCGGGTCCGCCAGATGGTCAAGGAAGGACAGCTCATCGCCGTCCGCCGCGGCGAGAACCGCTCCCTCCAGGTTCCGGCCCCCTTCATCGACGGCGACAAGGTCGTCAAGGGCCTGGTCGGCCTGCTGACCGTGCTGCGCGACGACCGTTTCACCGAGGAGGAGATCCTGGAATGGCTCTTCACCGAGGATCCGACCCTGCCCGGCACCCCCGTGCAGGCGCTGAGCGAGAATCGCGGCACGGAGGTGAAGCGCCGCGCTCAGGCGCTCGCCCTCTGA
- a CDS encoding NAD(P)/FAD-dependent oxidoreductase: MSEQTEQNQRGVVIVGAGMAGVQTAVALREQGFTGPVTLLGAEPHQPYDRPPLSKAVLLGKAEDSAFDVDFEGLDIDLRLGVEVTGLRAAVHELDTEAGPVPYGVLVLATGAQPLTLPGTEGVPGVHLLRTLDDAARLRPVLAASPRAVVVGAGWIGAEFATAAREAGCEVTVVEAADRVLAGALPAEVTEPMARWYQEAGAELITGAKVAGIEEGRVLLGDGRTLPAGAVVVGIGARPATGWLDGTGVERGPDGSVTADAYLRTSLPGVYAVGDCASFPSGRYGTRLLVHHWDNALQGPKTVAANILAGEPAQVYDPVPYFWSEQFGRFVQYAGHHGGADTLLLRGDPADPAWSVCWLRDGALVAVLAVGRPRDLAQGRKLIETGVPVDPAKVSDPGTPLKSATA, translated from the coding sequence GTGAGCGAGCAGACGGAACAGAATCAGCGCGGCGTCGTGATCGTCGGCGCCGGAATGGCCGGGGTGCAGACCGCCGTGGCCCTGCGCGAACAGGGCTTCACCGGCCCCGTGACCCTGCTGGGAGCCGAACCCCACCAGCCCTACGACCGGCCCCCGCTGTCCAAGGCGGTCCTCCTCGGCAAGGCCGAGGACTCCGCCTTCGACGTGGACTTCGAAGGCCTCGACATCGACCTCAGGCTCGGCGTCGAGGTCACCGGACTGCGTGCCGCCGTCCACGAGCTGGACACCGAGGCGGGACCGGTCCCGTACGGGGTCCTCGTGCTGGCGACCGGCGCGCAGCCGCTGACCCTCCCCGGGACCGAAGGCGTCCCGGGCGTCCACCTGCTGCGCACGCTGGACGACGCGGCCCGGCTGCGCCCGGTGCTGGCCGCGTCGCCCCGGGCCGTGGTCGTCGGGGCGGGCTGGATCGGCGCCGAGTTCGCCACTGCCGCCCGGGAGGCGGGCTGCGAGGTCACCGTGGTCGAGGCGGCGGACCGGGTGCTGGCGGGGGCGCTGCCCGCCGAGGTCACGGAGCCGATGGCGCGCTGGTACCAGGAGGCGGGCGCGGAGCTGATCACCGGGGCGAAGGTCGCGGGGATCGAGGAGGGGCGGGTCCTGCTGGGGGACGGGCGGACCCTGCCCGCCGGCGCGGTGGTGGTGGGCATCGGCGCCCGCCCCGCCACCGGATGGCTGGACGGGACCGGCGTGGAGCGCGGCCCCGACGGCTCGGTCACCGCAGACGCGTACCTGCGGACCTCGCTGCCCGGGGTGTACGCGGTCGGCGACTGCGCCTCCTTCCCGTCCGGGCGGTACGGGACGCGGCTGCTCGTGCACCACTGGGACAACGCGCTCCAGGGGCCGAAGACGGTCGCGGCGAACATCCTGGCCGGGGAGCCGGCCCAGGTCTACGACCCGGTGCCGTACTTCTGGTCGGAGCAGTTCGGGCGCTTCGTGCAGTACGCCGGCCACCACGGCGGGGCCGACACCCTGCTCCTGCGGGGGGACCCGGCCGACCCCGCCTGGTCGGTGTGCTGGCTGCGCGACGGGGCGCTGGTCGCCGTCCTGGCCGTGGGCCGTCCGCGCGACCTGGCGCAGGGCCGCAAGCTCATCGAGACGGGCGTCCCCGTCGACCCCGCCAAGGTCTCCGACCCAGGCACCCCGCTGAAATCGGCCACGGCCTGA
- a CDS encoding sulfite oxidase-like oxidoreductase translates to MGQPESRESPGAEQLELPPGQRLQRGWPVTHYGPVPKFKPDRWEFRVFGATADGDKHCWNHEEFTALPFDSVVADLHCVTKFSMQGAEWGGVLAREVLALAPPAPQVTHVMVWAEYGFSSNLRLADFASDRTVFATHEGGELLTAEHGFPVRLVVPHLYAWKGPKWVRGIEYMTADRRGFWEERGYHNIGDPWREQRYSYQEEPGEGPEL, encoded by the coding sequence ATGGGTCAGCCGGAAAGCCGGGAATCTCCGGGAGCAGAGCAGTTGGAGCTTCCACCGGGGCAGCGGCTGCAGAGGGGCTGGCCGGTCACCCACTACGGGCCCGTACCCAAGTTCAAGCCGGACCGCTGGGAGTTCCGCGTCTTCGGCGCGACGGCCGACGGGGACAAGCACTGCTGGAACCACGAGGAGTTCACGGCCCTGCCGTTCGACTCCGTCGTGGCCGATCTGCACTGCGTCACGAAGTTCAGCATGCAGGGCGCCGAATGGGGCGGTGTGCTCGCCCGTGAGGTCCTCGCCCTGGCTCCCCCCGCCCCCCAGGTCACGCATGTGATGGTGTGGGCCGAGTACGGCTTCAGTTCCAACCTGCGACTGGCCGACTTCGCCTCCGACCGGACCGTCTTCGCCACCCACGAGGGCGGTGAACTGCTCACCGCCGAGCACGGTTTCCCGGTACGGCTGGTGGTCCCGCACCTGTACGCCTGGAAGGGCCCCAAGTGGGTCCGCGGCATCGAGTACATGACCGCCGACCGCCGCGGCTTCTGGGAGGAGCGCGGCTACCACAACATCGGCGACCCGTGGCGCGAGCAGCGCTACTCGTACCAGGAGGAGCCCGGGGAGGGCCCCGAACTGTAG
- the thiO gene encoding glycine oxidase ThiO, producing MHASRTPRKGSDVLVIGGGIIGLVTAWRTAARGLRTVLADPSPGGGAAQVAAGMLAPVTELHYGEEALLGLGLASAARYPQFAAELAEASGGMDIGYRACGTLAVALDADDRLHLRELHALQRRCGLESEWLTGRECRRLEPMLAPGVRGGLRVDGDHQVDPRRLAAALLAACERAGVTIHRAGAERLLTTTDRATGALLDDGTELLAGQVVLAAGSLTGRLAGVPPEVVAPVRPVKGQVLRLTVPATYAPFLSRTVRAVVRGSHVYLVPRENGELVIGATSEELGWDTTVTAGGVYELLRDAHELVPGITELPLTETRAGLRPGSPDNAPLLGPTELPGLHLATGHYRNGVLLTPLTGEVLAELLATGELPEIARPFTPRRFSAARQETYA from the coding sequence ATGCACGCATCCCGAACACCTCGGAAGGGATCCGACGTCCTCGTCATCGGGGGCGGAATCATCGGCCTGGTCACCGCCTGGCGGACCGCCGCGCGCGGACTGCGCACCGTACTCGCCGACCCCTCACCCGGTGGCGGCGCCGCCCAGGTCGCGGCCGGCATGCTCGCCCCCGTCACCGAACTGCACTACGGCGAGGAAGCCCTGCTGGGGCTCGGCCTCGCCTCCGCCGCGCGCTACCCGCAGTTCGCCGCCGAGCTCGCCGAAGCCAGCGGCGGCATGGACATCGGCTACCGCGCCTGCGGCACCCTCGCCGTCGCCCTCGACGCCGACGACCGCCTCCACCTGCGCGAACTGCACGCCCTCCAGCGCCGCTGCGGCCTGGAGTCCGAGTGGCTCACCGGACGCGAGTGCCGCCGCCTGGAGCCCATGCTCGCCCCGGGCGTACGCGGCGGCCTGCGCGTCGACGGCGACCACCAGGTCGACCCCCGCCGGCTCGCGGCCGCCCTGCTGGCCGCCTGCGAACGCGCCGGCGTGACCATCCACCGGGCCGGCGCCGAGCGGCTCCTCACCACCACCGACCGGGCGACCGGCGCCCTCCTCGACGACGGCACGGAGCTGCTCGCCGGCCAGGTGGTCCTCGCCGCGGGCTCGCTCACCGGCCGGCTGGCGGGCGTACCGCCGGAGGTCGTGGCCCCCGTACGGCCGGTCAAGGGGCAGGTCCTGCGGCTCACGGTGCCGGCGACGTACGCGCCGTTCCTGTCGCGGACCGTACGGGCCGTCGTCCGCGGCAGCCACGTCTACCTGGTGCCGCGCGAGAACGGCGAGCTCGTCATCGGCGCCACCAGCGAGGAACTCGGCTGGGACACCACCGTCACCGCGGGCGGGGTCTACGAACTCCTGCGCGACGCCCACGAGCTGGTCCCCGGCATCACCGAACTCCCGCTCACCGAGACCCGGGCGGGGCTGCGCCCCGGATCCCCCGACAACGCCCCGCTGCTCGGCCCGACCGAGCTGCCGGGCCTGCACCTGGCCACCGGGCACTACCGCAACGGGGTGCTGCTGACCCCGCTCACCGGCGAGGTCCTCGCCGAGCTGCTGGCCACCGGCGAACTGCCGGAGATCGCGCGCCCCTTCACCCCCCGCCGGTTCTCCGCCGCACGTCAGGAGACGTACGCATGA
- a CDS encoding (2Fe-2S)-binding protein, with amino-acid sequence MYVCSCFGVTDKQVKEHAAAGACTPRQIASVTKAGTDCGSCVRTIQGILGRGACPRRELLEKGQGAAVLAAEPGSARSAELAEAA; translated from the coding sequence GTGTACGTCTGCTCTTGCTTCGGTGTCACCGACAAGCAGGTCAAGGAGCACGCGGCTGCCGGGGCCTGCACCCCGCGCCAGATCGCCTCGGTCACCAAGGCCGGCACCGACTGCGGGTCGTGCGTGCGCACCATCCAGGGCATCCTCGGCCGTGGAGCCTGCCCCCGCCGGGAGCTGCTGGAGAAGGGCCAGGGTGCGGCCGTGCTCGCCGCGGAGCCGGGTTCGGCCCGTTCGGCGGAGCTGGCGGAAGCGGCCTAG
- a CDS encoding DUF4396 domain-containing protein, translated as MEHMHEGHEAHTGHEGHHDDGTAQSHEHHAPAHGAGGPVTWGTAARATLHCLTGCAIGEVLGMVIGTALGWGNVPTMILAIALAFFFGYALTLRGVLAAGVDLRTAVRVALAADTLSIAVMELIDNGVIALWPGAMDAHLSEPLFWIVLAISLAAAFVITTPVNKWMIGRGKGHAVVHQYHH; from the coding sequence ATGGAGCACATGCACGAAGGGCACGAGGCGCACACGGGCCACGAGGGGCACCACGACGACGGGACCGCGCAGTCGCACGAGCACCACGCACCCGCGCACGGCGCCGGCGGCCCGGTCACCTGGGGCACGGCAGCCCGGGCCACCCTGCACTGCCTCACCGGGTGCGCCATCGGCGAGGTGCTCGGCATGGTCATCGGTACCGCGCTGGGCTGGGGGAACGTCCCGACGATGATCCTGGCGATCGCCCTCGCGTTCTTCTTCGGCTACGCCCTCACCCTGCGCGGGGTCCTCGCCGCCGGCGTCGACCTCCGTACGGCCGTCCGGGTGGCGCTGGCCGCGGACACCCTTTCGATCGCCGTCATGGAGCTGATCGACAACGGAGTGATCGCGCTGTGGCCGGGCGCGATGGACGCGCACCTGTCGGAACCGCTGTTCTGGATCGTCCTGGCGATCTCGCTGGCGGCCGCCTTCGTGATCACGACCCCCGTCAACAAGTGGATGATCGGCCGCGGCAAGGGTCACGCGGTCGTGCACCAGTACCACCACTGA
- a CDS encoding trp operon leader peptide: MYAHSNQNWWWTAPGGPLLART, translated from the coding sequence ATGTACGCGCACTCGAACCAGAACTGGTGGTGGACCGCTCCCGGCGGCCCACTTCTCGCGCGTACCTGA
- a CDS encoding thiazole synthase, translating into MADDLFTLGGRTFASRLIMGTGGAPSLDVLERALVASGTELTTVAMRRLDPTVQGSVLSVLTKLGISVLPNTAGCFTAGEAVLTARLAREALGTDWIKLEVVADERTLLPDGVELLDAAEILVDEGFTVLPYTNDDPVLARKLEDVGCAAIMPLGSPIGSGMGIRNPHNFELIAERASVPVILDAGAGTASDAALAMELGCAAVMLASAVTRAQEPVLMASAMRDAVSAGRLAFRAGRIPQRRFAEASSPAEGRAALDPERPAF; encoded by the coding sequence GTGGCGGACGACCTCTTCACCCTCGGCGGCCGGACCTTCGCCTCCCGCCTGATCATGGGCACGGGCGGGGCCCCGAGCCTGGACGTGCTGGAACGCGCCCTCGTCGCGTCCGGCACCGAACTCACCACGGTCGCGATGCGGCGGCTGGACCCCACGGTCCAGGGCTCCGTCCTGTCCGTACTGACCAAGCTCGGCATCTCGGTCCTCCCCAACACGGCGGGCTGCTTCACGGCGGGCGAGGCCGTCCTCACGGCCCGCCTGGCCCGGGAAGCGCTCGGCACGGACTGGATCAAGCTGGAGGTGGTCGCGGACGAACGGACCCTCCTGCCCGACGGCGTCGAGCTGCTGGACGCCGCCGAGATCCTGGTGGACGAGGGCTTCACGGTCCTCCCGTACACCAATGACGACCCGGTGCTCGCGCGGAAGCTGGAGGACGTGGGCTGCGCGGCGATCATGCCGCTCGGGTCCCCCATCGGGTCCGGCATGGGCATCCGCAACCCGCACAACTTCGAGCTGATCGCGGAGCGCGCGTCGGTCCCGGTCATCCTGGACGCGGGCGCGGGCACGGCCTCCGACGCGGCCCTGGCAATGGAACTGGGCTGCGCGGCGGTGATGCTCGCCTCGGCGGTGACCCGGGCACAGGAACCGGTCCTCATGGCGTCGGCCATGCGCGACGCCGTCTCGGCGGGCCGCCTCGCCTTCCGCGCGGGCCGCATCCCCCAACGCCGCTTCGCCGAAGCCTCCTCCCCCGCGGAGGGCCGCGCCGCCCTGGACCCGGAGCGCCCGGCGTTCTGA
- the pknB gene encoding Stk1 family PASTA domain-containing Ser/Thr kinase produces the protein MDTTLDDPLVGRVLDGRYRIDARIAAGGMATVYRAVDTRLDRVLALKVMHPALAADAAFVDRFIREAKSVARLAHPNVVAVFDQGTDGPYVYLAMEYVSGCTLRDVLRERGALQPRAALDVLEPVLAALGAAHRAGFVHRDMKPENVLIGDDGRVKVADFGLVRSVDSVTNTTGAVLGTVSYLAPEQIENGVADTRVDVYACGVVLYEMLTGSKPHTGGTPAQVLYQHLHEDVPPPSAVVPGLAVGLDELVAQAAARNPELRPYDAAALLGLTREARALLSDAELDAVPPQARAEERSSAEDRTGVIPRPVAAQQPVQHTSRLEMPASPPAPPAHRPAAPARRPRRGVLLVIAGVLLALGLGVGVWYINSGQFTKVPNLLGKTEAEARSRLSGAGLGVKGVDRKFSDAFDRGTVMKTDPPGGGRIRGNDAVTLTISRGPELVVVPNLKGRPLEEAKAELAQSGLAPGMVTQAFSQDVAQGSVISTNPAGGEKRAPDTAVSLVVSKGRPVSVPSVTGVPVDQATAALEALGLKVATAPEQVNAPFAAGTVANQSIGAGTQAAAGDTVTLTVSQGPRQVPVPNVTGQDVDAARKALEAAGFKVKVDRPLISFSNTVDTQSVAAGQTAPEGSTITIKTKGL, from the coding sequence GTGGATACGACCCTGGATGACCCCCTCGTCGGGCGCGTGCTCGACGGCCGCTACCGCATCGACGCCCGCATCGCGGCCGGCGGCATGGCCACGGTCTACCGGGCCGTCGACACCCGCCTCGACCGCGTGCTCGCCCTGAAGGTGATGCACCCGGCCCTCGCCGCCGACGCCGCCTTCGTCGACCGGTTCATCCGCGAGGCGAAGTCCGTCGCCCGGCTCGCGCACCCGAACGTGGTCGCCGTCTTCGACCAGGGCACGGACGGACCGTACGTGTACCTGGCCATGGAGTACGTCTCCGGCTGCACCCTGCGCGACGTGCTCCGCGAGCGCGGCGCGCTCCAGCCCCGGGCCGCCCTCGACGTCCTCGAGCCGGTCCTCGCCGCCCTCGGCGCCGCCCACCGGGCCGGCTTCGTCCACCGCGACATGAAGCCCGAGAACGTGCTCATCGGGGACGACGGCCGGGTGAAGGTCGCGGACTTCGGACTGGTCCGGTCGGTCGACTCGGTGACCAACACCACCGGCGCCGTCCTCGGCACCGTCTCCTACCTGGCCCCCGAGCAGATCGAGAACGGCGTCGCCGACACCCGCGTCGACGTCTACGCCTGCGGCGTCGTCCTCTACGAGATGCTCACCGGCTCCAAGCCCCACACCGGCGGCACCCCCGCACAGGTGCTCTACCAGCACCTGCACGAGGACGTCCCGCCCCCGTCTGCCGTGGTCCCGGGGCTCGCCGTCGGGCTCGACGAGCTGGTCGCGCAGGCCGCCGCCCGCAATCCCGAGCTGCGTCCCTACGACGCGGCCGCCCTGCTCGGCCTGACCCGTGAGGCCCGGGCGCTGCTCAGCGACGCCGAGCTGGACGCCGTACCCCCGCAGGCGCGCGCCGAGGAGCGCTCGTCCGCCGAGGACCGTACGGGTGTGATCCCGCGCCCGGTGGCCGCGCAGCAGCCCGTGCAGCACACCTCCCGCCTGGAGATGCCCGCCTCGCCGCCCGCTCCGCCCGCACACCGGCCGGCGGCGCCCGCGCGGCGGCCCCGTCGCGGGGTGCTGCTCGTCATCGCGGGCGTGCTGCTCGCGCTCGGGCTCGGGGTCGGCGTCTGGTACATCAACTCCGGGCAGTTCACCAAGGTCCCCAACCTGCTCGGCAAGACCGAGGCGGAGGCCCGCTCCCGGCTGTCCGGGGCCGGGCTCGGGGTGAAGGGGGTGGACCGGAAGTTCAGCGACGCCTTCGACCGCGGGACCGTGATGAAGACCGATCCCCCGGGCGGCGGGCGGATCCGCGGCAACGACGCGGTGACCCTCACCATCTCCCGCGGCCCCGAGCTCGTGGTCGTGCCCAACCTGAAGGGCCGGCCCCTGGAGGAGGCCAAGGCCGAGCTGGCGCAGTCCGGGCTGGCGCCCGGCATGGTGACGCAGGCCTTCAGCCAGGACGTCGCCCAGGGTTCGGTGATCAGCACCAATCCGGCGGGCGGCGAGAAGCGGGCCCCCGACACGGCGGTCTCGCTCGTCGTCAGCAAGGGCCGCCCGGTGTCGGTCCCGAGCGTGACCGGGGTCCCCGTCGACCAGGCGACGGCGGCCCTGGAGGCCCTGGGCCTCAAGGTCGCGACGGCTCCCGAGCAGGTCAACGCCCCCTTCGCGGCCGGTACGGTCGCCAACCAGTCGATCGGCGCCGGCACCCAGGCCGCGGCCGGAGACACGGTCACGCTGACCGTGTCCCAGGGTCCCCGGCAGGTCCCGGTCCCGAACGTGACCGGCCAGGACGTGGACGCGGCCCGCAAGGCGCTGGAGGCCGCCGGCTTCAAGGTGAAGGTGGACCGGCCGCTGATCTCCTTCAGCAACACCGTCGACACCCAGTCGGTGGCGGCCGGGCAGACCGCCCCCGAGGGCAGCACGATCACCATCAAGACCAAGGGGCTGTAA
- a CDS encoding class II 3-deoxy-7-phosphoheptulonate synthase, translating to MTVNAETQAPAAKATWRDLPAAQQPSYPDAEALRAVVADLESYPPLVFAGECDQLRARLGAVAKGEAFLLQGGDCAEAFDGVSADHIRAKLKTLLQMSAVLTYAASVPVVKVGRIAGQYSKPRSKDTETRDGVTLPTYRGDSVNGFAFTEEARIPDPERLKRMYNASASTLNLVRAFTTGGYADLRQVHAWNQDFVKSSPSGQRYEQLAREIDNALNFMKACGTDPAEFKAVEFYASHEALLLDYEGALTRTDSRTGKLYDTSGHMVWIGERTRQLDHAHIEFCSQIANPIGIKLGPTTTVDEALTYIDRLDPEREPGRLTFVVRMGADKVRDKLPELVEKVTASGAIVAWVTDPMHGNTFEAASGHKTRRFDDVLDEVKGFFEVHKALGTHPGGIHVELTGDDVTECVGGGDEIFVDDLHQRYETACDPRLNRSQSLDLAFLVAEMYRDQ from the coding sequence GTGACCGTGAACGCTGAAACCCAAGCCCCCGCCGCCAAGGCGACCTGGCGAGACCTTCCCGCGGCGCAGCAGCCTTCGTACCCCGATGCCGAGGCTCTGCGCGCTGTCGTCGCGGACCTCGAGTCGTATCCTCCCCTCGTTTTCGCGGGTGAATGCGACCAGCTGCGTGCCCGTCTGGGAGCCGTCGCCAAGGGCGAGGCGTTCCTGCTCCAGGGCGGCGACTGCGCCGAGGCCTTCGACGGCGTCTCCGCCGACCACATCCGCGCCAAGCTGAAGACGCTGCTCCAGATGAGCGCCGTCCTGACCTACGCGGCCTCCGTGCCCGTCGTCAAGGTCGGCCGCATCGCGGGCCAGTACTCCAAGCCGCGCTCCAAGGACACCGAGACCCGCGACGGCGTCACCCTGCCGACCTACCGCGGCGACTCCGTCAACGGCTTCGCCTTCACCGAAGAGGCCCGGATCCCGGACCCCGAGCGGCTGAAGCGCATGTACAACGCGTCCGCCTCGACGCTCAACCTGGTGCGCGCCTTCACCACCGGTGGTTACGCCGACCTGCGCCAGGTGCACGCCTGGAACCAGGACTTCGTGAAGTCCAGCCCGTCCGGTCAGCGCTACGAGCAGCTCGCGCGGGAGATCGACAACGCGCTGAACTTCATGAAGGCGTGCGGCACCGACCCGGCCGAGTTCAAGGCCGTCGAGTTCTACGCCTCCCACGAGGCGCTGCTGCTCGACTACGAGGGTGCGCTGACCCGCACCGACTCGCGCACCGGCAAGCTGTACGACACCTCCGGCCACATGGTCTGGATCGGTGAGCGCACCCGCCAGCTGGACCACGCGCACATCGAGTTCTGCTCGCAGATCGCCAACCCGATCGGCATCAAGCTCGGCCCGACCACCACGGTGGACGAGGCGCTGACGTACATCGACCGCCTGGACCCCGAGCGCGAGCCGGGCCGGCTGACCTTCGTCGTCCGCATGGGCGCCGACAAGGTCCGCGACAAGCTCCCCGAGCTGGTCGAGAAGGTCACCGCCTCCGGTGCGATCGTCGCCTGGGTCACCGACCCGATGCACGGCAACACCTTCGAGGCGGCCTCCGGCCACAAGACGCGCCGTTTCGACGACGTGCTCGACGAGGTCAAGGGCTTCTTCGAGGTCCACAAGGCCCTCGGCACCCACCCGGGCGGCATCCACGTCGAGCTCACCGGTGACGACGTCACCGAGTGCGTGGGCGGCGGCGACGAGATCTTCGTCGACGACCTGCACCAGCGCTACGAGACGGCCTGCGACCCGCGGCTCAACCGCAGCCAGTCCCTGGACCTGGCGTTCCTCGTCGCCGAGATGTACCGCGACCAGTAG
- a CDS encoding deoxyribonuclease IV has translation MRNPVGGHVPVAGGLASVGLTYAREMGAEAVQVFVANPRGWATPVGNPAQDERFRAEREAGSIPAYVHAPYLINFGSHTAATVERSVESLRHSLRRGREIGALGVVVHTGSATGGRPREAAYAQVREHMLPLLDELTQDDDPFLLLESTAGQGSSLCSLAEDFGPYFDALDHHPKLGICLDTCHVFAAGHDLAEPGGTKVMLDLLVDTVGEGRLKLVHANDSKEGVGAHKDRHANIGQGHIGRDAFAELITHPAMDGVPLIIETPGGKEGHAADVALLKELRGPQ, from the coding sequence ATGCGCAATCCAGTGGGCGGGCACGTCCCCGTGGCCGGGGGGCTCGCCTCGGTCGGCCTGACCTACGCCCGGGAGATGGGGGCGGAGGCCGTCCAGGTCTTCGTCGCCAATCCGCGCGGCTGGGCCACCCCGGTCGGCAATCCGGCCCAGGACGAACGGTTCCGGGCGGAGCGCGAGGCCGGGTCCATCCCGGCGTACGTGCACGCCCCGTACCTGATCAACTTCGGCTCGCACACCGCGGCGACCGTGGAGAGGTCGGTGGAGTCGCTGCGCCATTCACTGCGCCGCGGCCGGGAGATCGGTGCGCTCGGGGTGGTCGTGCACACCGGATCGGCGACCGGAGGGCGCCCGCGGGAGGCGGCGTACGCGCAGGTCAGGGAGCACATGCTGCCGCTGCTGGACGAGCTGACGCAGGACGACGACCCGTTCTTGCTGTTGGAGTCCACGGCCGGGCAGGGCTCCTCGCTGTGCTCGCTCGCCGAGGACTTCGGGCCGTACTTCGACGCGCTGGACCACCATCCGAAGCTGGGGATCTGCCTGGACACCTGCCACGTCTTCGCGGCGGGTCACGACCTGGCGGAACCGGGCGGGACGAAGGTGATGCTGGACCTGCTGGTCGACACCGTGGGCGAGGGCCGGCTGAAGCTGGTCCACGCGAACGACTCCAAGGAGGGCGTCGGCGCCCACAAGGACCGGCACGCGAACATCGGCCAGGGGCACATCGGCCGGGACGCCTTCGCCGAGCTGATCACGCACCCCGCGATGGACGGCGTGCCGCTGATCATCGAGACGCCCGGGGGCAAGGAAGGGCACGCGGCGGACGTCGCGCTGCTGAAGGAGCTGCGCGGCCCGCAGTGA
- the thiS gene encoding sulfur carrier protein ThiS, translated as MTISVNGEPREVAVGATLDTVVATLTNAPSGVAAALNETVVPRGQWPATVVGDGDRVEILTAVQGG; from the coding sequence ATGACCATCTCCGTCAACGGCGAACCGCGCGAGGTCGCGGTCGGCGCCACCCTCGACACGGTGGTCGCCACCCTGACCAACGCCCCCTCGGGCGTCGCCGCCGCTCTCAACGAGACCGTGGTCCCGCGCGGGCAGTGGCCGGCCACCGTCGTGGGCGACGGCGACCGGGTCGAGATCCTGACCGCGGTACAGGGGGGCTGA
- the bfr gene encoding bacterioferritin: MQGDPEVLEFLNEQLTGELTAINQYWLHYRIQDNKGWTKLAKYTREESIDEMKHADKITERILMLDGLPNYQRLFHVRVGQTLTEMFQADRQVEVEAIDRLKRGIEVMRGKGDITSARLFEEILEDEEHHIDYLDTQLELIESLGEPLYIAQLIEQPS; the protein is encoded by the coding sequence ATGCAGGGCGACCCCGAGGTCCTTGAGTTTCTGAACGAGCAGCTGACCGGCGAGCTGACGGCCATCAACCAGTACTGGCTGCACTACCGCATCCAGGACAACAAGGGCTGGACGAAGCTCGCCAAGTACACGCGTGAAGAGTCCATCGACGAGATGAAGCACGCGGACAAGATCACCGAGCGCATCCTGATGCTCGATGGCCTGCCGAACTACCAGCGCCTCTTCCACGTGCGCGTCGGGCAGACGCTCACGGAGATGTTCCAGGCGGACCGCCAGGTCGAGGTCGAGGCCATCGACCGGCTCAAGCGGGGCATCGAGGTCATGCGCGGCAAGGGTGACATCACCTCGGCCCGGCTCTTCGAGGAGATCCTGGAGGACGAGGAGCACCACATCGACTACCTCGACACCCAGCTGGAGCTCATCGAGTCCTTGGGCGAGCCGCTCTACATCGCGCAGCTGATCGAGCAGCCGAGCTAA